TTAGCCTCTTGAAAACAAGAACAACGATAGATCCAACAGAATCGTGCATTTTATAGGTGTCAATTCCCTCTTATAAAAAAATCGATTTCACTTTACATATATAcatgtgtgcgtgtgtgtttGTGTATGTTAGGACCAATGGAATCCGGATATCTCCATACTGGTATGATATTGTTCACTTTAGATTTTAACCCTCATGGTTTTGCTTTTGGAACCATCCAAAAGGGCTCATAACAatggagatatcattccatcttTATTAACCCATGATCTTTCTCTATATCTTCCAATGTGGGGCTTTGATTGCATCCCAACAGTGTATATATTAAAAAACTATGATGATTTTATGTTCTAATAAATTATACAAAAATGGGTATTATTTAGCCATTGCATGATAAGTTTTCTTTCGTCCTCTGATATTGCCTATACGGCTATAGGACCACGATATAAATGGAGATGATGAAACAAAGAACATGATGTCAATTTCCATACCTTGGCCGGCGAAAGTTAcctgtaataataataataaataataataataataataataatcatatatatattatatatatatcaaggtTTTTAACATAAACAAATTTATGTGTTGGTTACTTAGTATGCATCGTCTTTTTATGTAGCTTTACACCCTACAAATCCAAAACTTCGATTCAATGATGACTGCcttttgataaaataaaattaaaatgtaATAACTATATGGTACTTTTTCTACATCTGTTAAAATAATGAATATTGAAAAATGAACATCCATCCTCTTTTTTGAAATCACTTAGATTAGGCTTAATGTTCCATTATTCTACTAACTTAGGAGATGaatctaattatttttttttatctattagAACGTTGATGGAGCACATGGGATGGTCGTGGATATCTCATGAATTATTAGTTGAAATCATGCCCATtttatgaatattttatttctaataTTAGTGGAtcttttttattaaaaagaaaGTTCGAAGTAAGCAAACGTAAATGCAAGTGTGGTTCCATCAACTTTGTCGAAAGAAAGATTGGATGGATTAATGATAGCATCGATTAATAAGAAAAAATAGTTGAATATACTAATTATGCAAATTTAGTTAATATTTTTGTCTTTgttatttgcattaagttgcaaatattttgaataatatatatattattactgATGGGTTATGACACAATTTAGTATTTAGTTCATTATCTTTATCTTTAGTCAATTAATGAAAACCTCTCATTAGTTAAAAAAATTGAACACGTTAGCTAGTCCTGATACTAATCATGCaacatgatattatttaaaaatcaaatattcaTATACCATGACATTATTCttgtcttatatatatatatatatatatatgttggtgTGTACATATATGCATATTATGTTATTATCGAAAAAAATTTTAACCAGAGAATTATTGGCGATTGCCACTTGAGGATATATATGTTTAATCATAGTTAGAAATCTAACAACTGATTTGTCCTTATCATTACGTGCAATGTTAGCCAAATCACACACAGTTGTCAATTTGGTTTTATGAATTTATCAAATCAGATTTGCTCCACTCTACGattttatatatcaaatttgtTCGTGTGTATGTCTAGTTAGCAATCACACCTAACTCAATTTATTGTCAGGACGACTGATCTCCATCTCTTTGTATCTTTTGAACTTTTGTTTGCATTGTGAAAGCTCGACATATCAGTAGACGAACAAATAGGGGTGTGGCCGAGGAAGACAACTTCTTTATGGTGCCCAACACCGTGTCGGAGCCGGCCGTCCGTGTCCGTCACAAGCAGCCCCACCGTGTCGGGTGGTTCTTGGACAAGAATACGACTTGATATATAGTATCGATATAACCGATCTTATCCATGCTTGAACTTGATTATGAATAATTGGACATAATTTGGTTAATCATGCATAGTGTTACaacattatttaataaaaatttaggCGAAGCTATATTGTTTGATAATTTTGTTAAATCATAATATATTATATGTCCGATAGCTCATAAAAATTTGTCACGACTTGCTCGTAACTCAAAATAATTTGAAGAAGATAATATTGATTCTTCTAGCCTAACAGTACAAAAACAGAGTTATGTTAGAAATTTGAGTTCACAAATTAAAtagaataataataaatttaggGTTGACCCCATTAATTTTTTAAGGTTGTAATAAATCCCCAATCGGCCaatcatataattaaattattgataTTAGCTTCACATGAACCTCCATTGTTGCagttaaaattatattatctCCTTCTTAATTTAACAAATCGTAAGGTCACGTTAACATGTGACACCCTGCggccaataataataataataataataataatagtaacaTAAATTGTCATATCCGATGGCTGCAATTTCAGTAGCCCATCTccttaattttttcaaaaaaatatttataaataattgactaaaatacaaaattatataaatcaGATTAATATATTGAGCGTCATGTGAAATACtggtaaaaaatattatatttatttgtgTTGTCAAGTGTCATGTGAAATATAGGGAGGTTTTCATGGGAATAAGGTGAGGATCCGCGGATTAGGATGCAAAAGGCGAAATTGAATGCTTTACATGCATATTTTTTATAAAGGCTGAGTACAGTTTGATTCGTTGATTGTCAAACAGAaaaccacaaaaaaaaaaaaaaaaagaacataaGTAAAGTTTTGTGTTTACAATCATCGATGATGATTGTACTTTTTTGTTTTTCATATCTACGAAAGGACGAGTTTGAACTTGATTCGGAAATATGAATTAGCCTCGGGACAAATTGTGAACTACACCAAATCTTCTATCTCTTTCAGTTCTAATGTTCCATCTGATCTCAAGAATTTTCTTTGTTATGCTTTGGGACTACGAATCATGAGACCTATCTTGGTCTTCCCTCTCCTATTGGGTGAATAATAAATCGGAGATGTATGCATTTATTAAAGAGAAAGTGCGGAGGCAGAAGCTTTTTTCTCAAGCAGGTAAGGAAATCCTTTTAAAATCATTGGTTCCATCCATCTCCTATACTATTATGTAGGAACAGAAGATGAACTCATTTAGGTGGGATGTTCTCTCCGTGTCAATTTTGTTGGACGAATATTCGATTCAACtcaattcatgaaaaaatattgattttcacGGTAATTATAGGATTGAGTCGTACTCTTCTACCTATAcaaattcgtgagaccatctaggcctaatcaaataaataaattatttttataacacATAATTTCACTCCTTTTtccataaataatttattacgTTCAACAACTAATAATAAATGTCGTGGGGTTTTTTTTTCCCCTCATTTTAGAAAGTCGGTGCTACTGAAAATAGATGGTCAACTTGTGAAAAATTGGTCTTTTTATGACTCCAATCCAAAGAATATTAATGTCTTCCACTTGATTCAAATACTTAAAGGAAATTTTTTAATCCAAAAAAAAAGGCTTTTTTAGCTTTgggatgattttattttatgcaataatcggatttatattttaaagttgcaaaaCCAAAGATTAGCTCCATTCAcaattcattaaaataaaattattaccaTTATTTTTGTTTAGCATGGTTCTCTTGGTTGGGTGTCAAGAAGGTGACCCCAAGTTTCTCACTTTTACAAAATATCAATTGGGTTCAAGTTTTGTTTACATGCATTTTTGTCTAATAATTATTGGCTGTTTTATAATTAGATGTAATTGGCTACTTGATAGTATACTTGAATGATGTGTGTTTTTGCTAAATATCACACATCGgctgaattaatttttttagagtTGTATATTCAGATTTGAATAATCGTTcttttttaagttaatttttagGATAGAATTATATacatttatcaatttttaacaTTATATCAAAACCAATAATCATTATTGTGTATTAAACTTGTATGTGAGTCACTCGATAATGTCTTGTAAACTTAATTCTTCAATTGTATATTTTTCAGCTTCAGATGAGTGTTTTAAAATGTCTCGCATCGGTGATATTAAATAATTGAGAATTGTATGTATAGACTCGGACAATTCTCTCTTCTCCAATTAATTTCGGATTGAGTTAAGATAAAGTTATCtcttcacaattttcaactaaggtaaattttaaaaataaaataaaataaaatttatcgttacataaaaatttgtttttttaaaaaaaaaatagtgacTTCCCGCGTGTTTGACTGTATGATTCTCCCCACTGGCTCTTAGCAGGCAACAAAACTAACTCTATCGAACACTTTCCCAAGTTGTTCTTCCCTACAAAAATACAACTAATCAACTCGTTaatcataatttttaataatatatttaaactaATTGATATAAATCGGTTTAGATatccatatttaatttttagagTTAGCGAGATGTATAATctgttcaatttttttttttttaaattcgtaACCttcttggatatatatatatatatatatatatatatatctgttattcaaaaaaatatttaataatcaaaaaaaatttatgtttgcAAGTCATACTTATTTCGCATAAAAATTACATAATCCACCAATATTCTATAATGAAACAAAtgtagccaaaaaaaaaaatcatcctTCAGCCAAATTCTAATTATAATCCTCTCAAATATGATATAATTACAAATATGTACGTAATCAACAATATTTCACCTAAccattttttaatcaaaacccCTGACCCTGTCTACTTCCTTATTTGGTAACCGTTCAACCCATCTTTTTAGACACATTAATTATTAATGTcgttaataatataatataatataataatattatatgtgAATAAAAACAATCACCCCCTCAGACTTTTAATTAAGAGTGTAACTAcagttaatttaaaaataaaaaagaaggaATTTACCctaaaaaattaaagaataaaattttaaaaataataatatttttttaaaacataaaatattaaacTGGGCCCCACCTCCACAACCATGTTATAAATTTCTCCACGATTATTCTCCGTTTCCCATTTTCAGTTGCGCTCTTCCTTCGGCTTCACTCCATCTCCATTTCTCCAGCTTTTTCTGTCAACAGAATCAGTTCTCCTAGCTCAAAATACCCTTTTCtctgcatgaatttttattcttttttgaaGATCAATATATATAAGGTTTCTTTTAACCTTTTTTTTACTGATTTCTTAAAGTTGTGATCGAGTACAAGAAATGGTGGACGTGGATCGAAGGATGACTGGCCTGAACCCGGCTCACGTTGCGGGTCTCCGCCGCCTCTCTGCACGCGCCGCCGCCTCTCTGCCCTCGACGCCCCTCCCTCCACGCAACAGCCTTGTCTCCTTCGCTTCTCTCGCGGATAAAGTCGTTACCCATTTGAGAAACTCGGGCATCCGGGTCCAACCTGGGTTGTCCGAGGCAGAGTTCGCATTAGCAGAAGCAGAGTTTGGGTTCACCTTCCCGCCGGACCTGAAGGCGGTGCTTTCGGCCGGTTTACCGGTCGGAGCAGGCTTCCCCGACTGGCGATCGGCTGGTTCGGCACGGCTCCACCTTCGCGCCTCGATCGACCTACCCATTGCTTCAGTCTCCTTCCACATAGCTCGTAATGCATTATGGTCCAAATCATGGGGACAGCGGCCATCCGACCCGGAGAAGGCCCTCAAGATGGCCCGGAACGCCCTGAAACGGGCCCCGCTTTTGATACCCGTTTTCAACCATTGCTACATACCTTGCAATCCATGTCTTGCGGGAAACCCCATCTTCTACGTCGACGAGAACAGAATTTTCTGCTGCGGCTGCGATTTATCGGACTTTTTCGACCGCGAATCTACCCTTTTTCATCAAAGATCCGACACAAATGGTCTCTCCAAGCAAAGATCCATTTCTGGGAAATCAGCGGGATCGTTCGCGAACTACTCGAGAAGAAGTCTGGACGCTATCTCCGGCGGACGAGCGCCGAGATGGGTAGAGTTCTGGAGCGACGCCGCAGTGGGACGCCGCCGGAGAAACTCGAATTCGTCATCGTCCTCTTCATCTTCGCCTGAAAGATATTTCGACATGCCGAAATTCGAAATCCCAAAATGGATCGACGAGTACGTGACTCGGAT
This Primulina eburnea isolate SZY01 chromosome 2, ASM2296580v1, whole genome shotgun sequence DNA region includes the following protein-coding sequences:
- the LOC140823588 gene encoding uncharacterized protein, whose protein sequence is MVDVDRRMTGLNPAHVAGLRRLSARAAASLPSTPLPPRNSLVSFASLADKVVTHLRNSGIRVQPGLSEAEFALAEAEFGFTFPPDLKAVLSAGLPVGAGFPDWRSAGSARLHLRASIDLPIASVSFHIARNALWSKSWGQRPSDPEKALKMARNALKRAPLLIPVFNHCYIPCNPCLAGNPIFYVDENRIFCCGCDLSDFFDRESTLFHQRSDTNGLSKQRSISGKSAGSFANYSRRSLDAISGGRAPRWVEFWSDAAVGRRRRNSNSSSSSSSSPERYFDMPKFEIPKWIDEYVTRMGSVLRGGGWTESDVSEIVHVSASGFFEGEMVMLDNQAVRDALLLKTDRFSDLLRQAGWSSEEVSDVLGFDFRREKEKKLAKKLSPELIERIGKLAESVNRSSLS